In a genomic window of Rhinoderma darwinii isolate aRhiDar2 chromosome 10, aRhiDar2.hap1, whole genome shotgun sequence:
- the LOC142661619 gene encoding cell adhesion molecule CEACAM1-like has translation MDGCATLLCALILLAHSGREVAAINIESNSATDFLVGRNINLSISYNYTENTSVNWYKNESLLLKWDKVITAQVAGYNGRLNITGFGSLVISNSTTDDSGSYRVNVDAIGQIAGVLIFPVKVYDPVNDASVSQSPNAVDESTPVVNLTCNASSGGLAFVWTRDGQSLSINGSFVTLDGGRTLQINLPNRTHSGNYSCNVSNPVDWEKASRMLNVSYSVNSSSLSGGAIAGIVIGAVCGAILLIALIIIAIFCIRKKRKGEKEKNPAGPHKAAIRTISGSTLSPDDPAYFTLNNIMYRNSSISMGSYVMNYGDSTSDYLRNPSPNPPPSQPKVKKATQV, from the exons gcaGAGAAGTCGCGGCTATTAATATAGAGAGTAATTCCGCCACCGATTTCCTGGTTGGGAGAAACATCAACTTGTCCATCTCCTACAATTACACCGAAAACACATCTGTCAACTGGTATAAAAATGAGTCCCTGCTTTTAAAATGGGACAAAGTCATCACTGCTCAAGTCGCTGGATACAACGGAAGACTCAACATCACTGGGTTTGGATCCTTAGTCATATCGAACAGCACCACCGATGACAGCGGAAGTTACAGGGTCAATGTGGATGCGATTGGACAAATCGCAGGCGTCCTGATATTTCCAGTCAAAGTTTACG ACCCGGTGAATGATGCGTCGGTGTCACAGTCTCCTAATGCAGTAGATGAGAGTACCCCTGTTGTTAATCTGACCTGCAATGCGTCCAGTGGAGGGTTAGCCTTTGTATGGACGAGAGATGGGCAATCATTATCGATTAACGGCAGCTTCGTTACGTTAGATGGAGGTCGGACCCTACAGATTAaccttccaaacaggacgcacagTGGAAACTACAGCTGCAACGTGTCCAATCCAGTGGACTGGGAAAAAGCATCACGAATGCTCAATGTTTCAT ATTCTGTTAATTCGAGTTCTCTGAGTGGGGGCGCTATAGCTGGCATTGTGATCGGTGCAGTATGCGGAGCGATATTGCTCATTGCTCTGATCATCATTGCGATATTTTGTATACGGAAAAAAAGGAAAG GAGAAAAAGAGAAGAATCCGGCCGGTCCCCATAAGGCCGCTATACGCACG ATATCGGGATCAACTTTGTCACCTGATGACCCAGCGTACTTCACCCTCAATAACATCATGTACCGCAACTCGTCCATCTCCATGGGCTCCTATGTCATG AATTATGGAGACAGCACATCCGATTATTTACGAAATCCTTCACCCAACCCTCCGCCAAGCCAACCCAAAGTCAAGAAAGCCACACAAGTATGA